A stretch of Roseovarius sp. M141 DNA encodes these proteins:
- a CDS encoding helix-turn-helix domain-containing protein, which produces MKGGAVGGTTIGTRIRERRLARGVAQGALASQAGISPSYLNLIEHNRRKIGGRILLRLAEALEVDAQTLSQGGEAALIAALREAAGEAAEAGDADTTPTPDLDRAEEFAGRFPGWAQLLADTLRRAQAAGRQVDALSDRLAHDPQLAASLHEVLSVVTAIRSTASILVETPALEPEWRARFHRNLGEDSQRLADGAQRLVRYLDDGPGTGRDILSPQDEVDRFLAAAGHQFDALEQGGDVDAVLATGDMRPGTGAHMLARGALETYCADAAALPQATLLRAVARHGLAPLALAQEVGVPLPRLMRRLAAMPEDAVGPVGLISADASGAIGTLKPLEGFAATRLAGACPLWPLFRVAGQPAMPLRQRIVQPDRGAQPVLSIATCEPAAPPAFNMPPLMRSFMLLLPDVAGDGETALMPVGTACRVCPRTDCGARHEPSVLANAGDTDL; this is translated from the coding sequence AAGGGCGGCGCGGTAGGCGGCACAACGATCGGCACCCGTATTCGCGAACGACGTCTGGCGCGCGGGGTCGCGCAGGGGGCGCTGGCCAGTCAGGCCGGGATTTCACCGTCCTATCTGAACCTGATCGAACATAACCGGCGCAAAATCGGCGGGCGTATCCTGCTGCGTCTGGCAGAGGCGCTGGAGGTCGACGCGCAGACGCTGTCACAGGGCGGTGAGGCCGCGCTGATCGCCGCCCTGCGCGAGGCGGCGGGCGAGGCCGCCGAAGCTGGCGATGCTGACACGACGCCGACGCCTGATCTGGACCGCGCCGAGGAATTCGCCGGCCGCTTTCCCGGCTGGGCGCAACTGCTGGCGGATACACTGCGCCGCGCACAGGCGGCCGGGCGGCAGGTGGATGCGCTGTCCGACCGGCTGGCGCATGATCCGCAACTCGCCGCGTCCCTGCACGAAGTGCTGTCAGTCGTCACGGCCATCCGCTCGACCGCGTCGATCCTTGTCGAAACGCCGGCGCTGGAGCCGGAATGGCGGGCCCGGTTTCACCGCAATCTGGGTGAGGACAGTCAGCGTCTGGCCGACGGGGCGCAGCGGCTGGTGCGCTATCTGGATGACGGACCGGGAACCGGACGCGACATCCTGTCACCGCAGGACGAGGTGGATCGTTTCCTGGCGGCGGCGGGCCACCAGTTTGACGCGTTGGAGCAGGGCGGCGACGTCGATGCCGTCCTTGCTACGGGTGATATGCGCCCCGGCACAGGCGCGCATATGCTGGCCCGCGGGGCGCTGGAGACGTACTGCGCCGATGCCGCTGCGCTGCCGCAGGCCACGTTGCTGCGGGCGGTGGCGCGCCATGGCCTTGCGCCGCTGGCGCTGGCGCAGGAGGTGGGCGTACCGTTGCCGCGCCTGATGCGCCGCCTCGCCGCGATGCCCGAGGATGCGGTCGGCCCGGTCGGCCTGATCAGTGCCGACGCGTCGGGCGCGATCGGAACATTGAAGCCGCTTGAGGGGTTTGCGGCCACACGCCTTGCCGGGGCATGCCCGCTGTGGCCGTTGTTTCGCGTCGCCGGGCAGCCTGCCATGCCGCTGCGCCAGCGCATCGTGCAGCCGGACCGGGGTGCGCAGCCGGTTCTGTCCATTGCCACCTGCGAGCCCGCCGCGCCGCCCGCGTTCAACATGCCGCCGCTGATGCGGTCCTTCATGCTGCTGCTGCCGGACGTGGCCGGGGATGGGGAGACCGCGCTGATGCCTGTCGGTACCGCCTGC